Proteins encoded within one genomic window of Microbacterium soli:
- a CDS encoding ribonuclease H, which yields MTITAAADGSALGNPGPNGWAWYIDDERWAAGGSPHGTNNQGELKAVLELLRATAGTSEKLLIMCDSRYVIDAVTKWMPGWKRRGWRKSDGALVLNRDLLEGIDDALQGRDVEFSWVKGHAGHPLNEAADERANAAATAYRDKREPRRGPGFSPDAGTAATRLAAPAAQGVSAAPVPTSAPLWAETADLLDGLDEPQSPSEPVELRVRLSVAERARLEDRARAQGVSPEEALRRLI from the coding sequence ATGACGATCACCGCAGCCGCAGACGGATCCGCCCTCGGGAACCCCGGGCCGAACGGCTGGGCCTGGTACATCGACGACGAGCGCTGGGCCGCCGGCGGCTCCCCGCACGGCACCAACAACCAGGGCGAGCTGAAGGCCGTCCTCGAGCTGCTGCGCGCGACGGCCGGGACCTCTGAGAAGCTGCTGATCATGTGCGACAGCCGGTACGTCATCGACGCCGTCACCAAGTGGATGCCGGGCTGGAAGCGGCGCGGATGGCGCAAGTCCGACGGTGCGCTGGTTCTCAATCGCGACCTGCTGGAGGGGATCGACGACGCCCTGCAGGGGCGGGATGTGGAGTTCTCCTGGGTGAAGGGTCACGCCGGGCATCCGCTGAACGAGGCCGCCGACGAGCGCGCGAACGCGGCGGCGACCGCGTACAGGGACAAGCGGGAGCCACGACGCGGGCCGGGTTTCTCCCCGGATGCGGGGACCGCGGCGACCCGCCTTGCCGCACCCGCCGCGCAGGGCGTTTCCGCCGCCCCGGTGCCGACGAGCGCCCCGCTGTGGGCGGAGACGGCGGACCTTCTGGACGGGCTCGACGAGCCGCAGAGCCCGTCGGAGCCGGTCGAGCTGCGCGTCCGCCTCTCCGTCGCCGAACGGGCCCGACTCGAGGATCGGGCCCGCGCACAGGGGGTCTCCCCCGAGGAGGCGCTGCGCCGGCTGATCTGA
- a CDS encoding MarR family winged helix-turn-helix transcriptional regulator: MSGTLRGPGLQAWEKLQSVTEQLRRETGRVLVTEAGLSAAEFTVLAHLAASPAGVRSAECARAMGWDSSRLSHQLRRLEKRGYVARRGGDGSDGRATVVGLTPDGRRAHRRAVIPHLEAAQQWFGDALTDAQIAALHDVLTAVEAHIERRITASEPQKDTQE; the protein is encoded by the coding sequence GTGTCAGGTACTTTGAGAGGGCCCGGGCTGCAGGCCTGGGAGAAGCTGCAGAGCGTGACGGAGCAGCTGCGCCGGGAGACCGGCCGCGTGCTCGTGACGGAGGCGGGGCTGTCGGCCGCCGAGTTCACCGTGCTCGCGCACCTCGCCGCGAGCCCGGCAGGCGTGCGATCCGCGGAATGCGCCCGGGCGATGGGCTGGGACAGCAGTCGACTGTCGCACCAGCTGCGCCGACTGGAGAAGCGCGGGTACGTCGCGCGCCGAGGCGGAGACGGGAGCGACGGCCGCGCGACGGTGGTCGGACTCACGCCCGACGGCCGTCGCGCGCACCGACGTGCTGTCATCCCGCACCTCGAGGCCGCGCAGCAGTGGTTCGGGGATGCGCTCACGGATGCTCAGATCGCCGCCCTGCACGATGTCCTGACCGCTGTCGAGGCCCACATCGAACGCCGGATCACCGCATCCGAACCGCAGAAGGACACCCAGGAATGA